A region of Candidatus Neomarinimicrobiota bacterium DNA encodes the following proteins:
- a CDS encoding ribulokinase produces MTASTIGFDFGTNSVRCLIVDVDTGEELGTATHVFETGDSGVITDSTDHNMARQNPADYLIGMEVTTRKALVQAKQQHSSFTPHDIIGIGTDTTGSTPLPVDKSGVPLALLEEFKDNPNAHAWLWKDHTGYAEAAETTELAAREHPEYLTKCGGIYSSEWFFSKILHCLRVDPDVFDAAYSWVEICDYIPAELTGNLDPDKIKRSRCAAGHKAMFNVDWGGLPAKEFLTKLDPRLGPLRDRLYADSYTVDVPAGYLTGEWAGKLGLKVGIPVAVGAFDAHLGAIGAGVKEGTLVKIIGTSTCDVLVSSELDQDIPGICGIVDGSVLPGYWGLEAGQSAVGDIFNWFVNYVQPGGKEQGSHEALTREAAQLKPGQSGLLALDWNNGNRTILVDQRLTGLLLGQTLHTKPEEIYRALVEATAFGALAIIERFEKYGLTVKEVINCGGVSEKNEMLLQIYADVTGREMKISLSAQTCAMGSALAAAVAAGKEMGGFDDFEEAQSAMCNVKDTTYKPIPENHKIYQEIFRLYMQLHDAFGLRDTPCDLSNVMKDLLTIKERVTA; encoded by the coding sequence ATAACGGCGTCTACTATCGGCTTTGATTTTGGGACCAATTCGGTGCGTTGTTTGATTGTAGATGTGGATACCGGAGAGGAATTGGGTACCGCGACGCATGTCTTTGAGACCGGGGATTCTGGTGTTATCACGGATTCCACAGATCATAATATGGCCCGGCAGAATCCGGCTGACTATCTGATTGGAATGGAGGTCACCACCAGAAAGGCTCTCGTTCAGGCTAAGCAGCAGCATTCCTCCTTTACACCCCATGATATAATCGGTATTGGCACGGATACCACCGGTTCCACACCGTTGCCTGTCGATAAAAGCGGCGTACCCCTGGCTTTGCTTGAGGAGTTCAAGGATAATCCCAATGCTCATGCCTGGTTGTGGAAGGACCACACCGGCTACGCCGAAGCCGCAGAAACCACCGAACTGGCAGCCAGGGAACACCCGGAGTACCTGACCAAATGCGGTGGTATCTACTCCTCCGAGTGGTTTTTCAGCAAGATTCTCCATTGCCTCCGAGTGGATCCTGATGTGTTCGATGCAGCGTATTCCTGGGTAGAAATCTGCGATTACATTCCAGCCGAATTGACGGGTAATCTCGACCCGGATAAGATCAAGCGCAGCCGCTGTGCCGCCGGGCATAAGGCCATGTTCAATGTCGATTGGGGCGGTCTGCCGGCAAAAGAGTTTCTCACCAAGCTGGATCCCAGACTCGGTCCGCTTCGGGATCGGTTGTACGCTGACAGCTATACGGTGGATGTGCCAGCTGGATATCTCACCGGTGAGTGGGCCGGGAAACTTGGACTTAAAGTGGGAATTCCTGTTGCTGTCGGTGCGTTCGATGCTCACCTGGGGGCTATAGGTGCTGGCGTGAAGGAGGGAACTCTGGTCAAGATCATTGGCACAAGCACCTGTGACGTCCTGGTATCGTCGGAGCTCGATCAGGATATCCCAGGAATTTGCGGCATCGTGGACGGATCCGTTTTGCCTGGATATTGGGGACTTGAAGCTGGGCAGTCGGCTGTTGGTGATATTTTCAACTGGTTTGTGAATTATGTCCAACCGGGTGGCAAGGAGCAAGGTTCCCATGAAGCGTTGACCCGCGAAGCTGCTCAGCTCAAGCCCGGCCAATCGGGACTTCTGGCGTTGGATTGGAATAATGGCAACCGAACCATCCTGGTGGATCAGCGACTAACCGGATTGCTTCTGGGGCAGACACTTCATACTAAACCGGAAGAGATATATAGAGCCCTGGTGGAAGCCACAGCCTTCGGTGCCCTTGCGATCATCGAGCGTTTCGAGAAATATGGTCTGACCGTCAAAGAGGTCATCAATTGCGGTGGTGTTTCCGAGAAAAATGAGATGCTCCTGCAGATCTACGCTGATGTTACCGGAAGGGAAATGAAAATCTCCCTATCGGCACAGACCTGTGCCATGGGATCGGCCCTTGCAGCCGCCGTTGCTGCCGGCAAGGAGATGGGCGGCTTTGATGATTTTGAAGAAGCTCAGTCTGCCATGTGCAACGTCAAAGATACTACCTACAAACCTATCCCGGAAAATCACAAGATATATCAAGAGATCTTCAGGTTATATATGCAGCTCCATGATGCATTCGGTTTGAGAGATACTCCCTGTGACCTCTCGAATGTGATGAAGGACCTGTTGACTATCAAGGAAAGGGTGACTGCGTAG
- a CDS encoding L-fucose/L-arabinose isomerase family protein — translation MKSKEVTLGVIVGNRGFFPDHLCETGRETVLTVLKKEGIRTVVLSLKDTNNGSVESLEDAHKCADLFKQHRDEIDGILVTLPNFGDERAIANTLRWAELGVPVLLHAFPDTAEKMTIADRRDSFCGKMSAANNLNQYGIRFSLTTLHTISPESEGFQTDLDNFVGTCRVVRGLKNARIGVVGARPAAFNTVRYSEKLFERAGISIETLDLSEVFGAAERLRNNDAIVKAKVEQIQAYVSTKGIPTVAIDKMAKFGAVVEEWMKEKELVASAVQCWTSMEEYYGVVPCTLMSMMSNGLMPSACETDIGGTIGMYAMVLASGKPSAIVDWNNNYGDDPDKCVIFHCSNLPKDTFLDKATLATCRHCTLKDLPVMDYQEIIARDVGKENTFGTIVGRVRPGPFTFCRVSTDDFSGKISTYIGQGELTDDPLNTFGGFGVAHIPNLQGLLKYICQHGFEHHVAINHSRCSAALQEAFTTYLGWDVYNHGED, via the coding sequence ATGAAATCAAAAGAAGTGACACTCGGAGTCATTGTTGGTAATCGTGGATTCTTCCCGGATCATTTATGCGAGACTGGTCGCGAGACGGTCTTGACTGTATTGAAGAAGGAGGGTATTCGTACTGTTGTGCTAAGCCTCAAGGACACCAATAATGGGAGTGTTGAGTCGCTCGAAGATGCCCACAAGTGCGCTGACTTGTTCAAGCAACACCGGGATGAGATCGATGGGATCCTGGTTACTCTACCCAACTTCGGAGACGAACGGGCTATCGCCAATACTCTACGCTGGGCGGAATTGGGTGTGCCGGTACTTCTACATGCTTTTCCCGATACAGCTGAGAAGATGACCATCGCTGATCGCCGCGATTCGTTTTGCGGTAAGATGTCGGCAGCCAACAATCTCAATCAGTATGGAATCAGGTTCAGCTTGACTACCCTTCACACCATCAGTCCCGAAAGTGAAGGTTTTCAAACTGATCTTGACAATTTCGTAGGCACTTGCCGAGTTGTGAGAGGACTCAAGAATGCGCGTATTGGCGTTGTAGGAGCCCGTCCTGCCGCCTTTAATACTGTTCGGTACAGTGAGAAGCTCTTTGAGAGGGCTGGCATTAGTATCGAGACGCTTGATCTCTCGGAGGTTTTCGGAGCCGCAGAGCGTCTGAGGAACAATGACGCGATAGTAAAAGCGAAGGTAGAACAGATCCAGGCCTACGTCTCCACCAAGGGGATTCCAACTGTGGCCATCGACAAAATGGCCAAGTTCGGTGCGGTCGTAGAGGAATGGATGAAGGAGAAGGAATTGGTCGCCAGTGCTGTTCAGTGCTGGACGTCCATGGAAGAGTATTACGGAGTGGTTCCCTGTACGTTAATGAGCATGATGAGTAATGGCCTGATGCCGAGCGCATGTGAGACAGACATCGGCGGAACAATCGGTATGTACGCCATGGTACTGGCGTCCGGGAAGCCCAGCGCAATTGTGGACTGGAATAACAATTACGGCGATGATCCGGATAAATGCGTCATCTTCCACTGCTCGAATTTGCCTAAGGATACATTTCTTGATAAGGCTACCCTCGCCACCTGCCGTCACTGTACCTTGAAGGACTTGCCCGTCATGGATTACCAGGAGATTATCGCACGCGACGTGGGGAAGGAGAATACGTTTGGCACCATCGTTGGAAGAGTTAGGCCGGGGCCATTCACTTTCTGCCGGGTATCCACTGACGACTTCTCCGGGAAGATATCAACTTACATCGGACAGGGAGAACTCACCGACGATCCGCTAAATACGTTCGGCGGGTTCGGAGTTGCCCATATTCCCAATCTTCAGGGATTGCTTAAGTATATCTGCCAGCATGGCTTTGAGCATCATGTGGCGATTAATCATTCCCGGTGCAGCGCTGCCCTTCAGGAAGCTTTTACGACGTATTTAGGTTGGGACGTCTATAATCACGGCGAGGATTGA
- a CDS encoding ARMT1-like domain-containing protein, with amino-acid sequence MRSEPECLACMMNQAWNTARIVVEDRNQHREILNSAAQLIQHTDLELTPAENSKPIFEIAARVSGIKDPYQALKRQSNEEALRLLPDFQRTVEQAEDRIAVALHVSVAGNIIDLGIGHTYDLRRDVDVILQTPFSIDHTDIFKRELVSGRRLLMLGDNAGEIIFDRILIEELLRTGIQVTYSVKSHPIINDATLEDAETSGITDLVRVIETGSGDIGINFDNASDEFMKAFKSADLILAKGHGHFETCDTRPENIYFLLKPKCNVVARELGVEKGAIVIKNNRYPVTSA; translated from the coding sequence ATGAGATCGGAACCAGAGTGTCTTGCGTGTATGATGAATCAGGCATGGAACACTGCAAGAATCGTGGTCGAGGACCGCAATCAGCATCGCGAGATACTCAATAGTGCAGCTCAACTGATCCAACATACTGATCTGGAATTAACGCCCGCAGAGAATTCCAAACCAATCTTTGAAATTGCCGCGCGGGTGAGTGGCATAAAAGATCCCTATCAAGCACTAAAGCGACAGTCCAATGAGGAGGCGCTCAGACTGCTGCCGGATTTCCAAAGAACGGTTGAACAGGCTGAGGACCGGATAGCAGTTGCCCTGCATGTTTCTGTGGCGGGGAATATCATCGACCTTGGTATAGGCCATACATATGATCTCCGTCGAGATGTTGATGTCATCCTGCAGACTCCGTTCAGTATCGACCATACGGATATATTCAAGAGAGAGTTAGTATCAGGCAGAAGACTACTGATGTTAGGAGATAATGCTGGAGAAATCATCTTCGACCGGATATTGATTGAAGAACTCCTGAGAACAGGGATACAAGTCACATACAGTGTGAAGTCCCACCCGATCATCAATGATGCCACTTTGGAAGATGCCGAAACATCCGGAATAACCGACCTAGTCAGGGTGATCGAGACAGGTTCGGGAGACATCGGGATCAATTTCGACAATGCAAGTGATGAATTCATGAAGGCCTTCAAGTCCGCAGATCTTATTCTCGCCAAGGGGCACGGCCATTTCGAAACCTGCGATACCCGGCCTGAGAATATCTACTTTCTACTCAAACCCAAGTGCAATGTGGTTGCCAGAGAACTGGGAGTTGAAAAGGGCGCGATCGTAATTAAGAATAACCGATATCCTGTTACGAGCGCCTAG
- the fabB gene encoding beta-ketoacyl-ACP synthase I, protein MKRVVITGLGILSSIGRNRQEVLKSLMDQRTGIVFHQEFADLGFRSHVCGTVDTDPSESVPRKLLRFMGDGTAYNYVAMVEALEDARLSQDDISNPSTGLIMGSGVASGLPLVEMADTLRQRGARRVGPFNVPKLMSSGNSANLSTAFKIKGYNYTISSACATSGHCLGNAYQLIQMGQQDLMFVGGGDEISWTVAIPFDAMGALSSRYNDTPDKASRTYDRDRDGFVISGGGGVIVLEEYDRAKARGAKIYCEVKGYGATSDGDDMVRPSGDGAHRCMEMALKTVDGPIDYVNTHGTSTPAGDIVELEAIREAFDSGPSSRQPDIPAISSTKSLTGHALGAAAVHEAIYCILMLEHDFICPSVNIDHLDPKAEGYPIVHTMVTQAGLRNVMSNSFGFGGTNCTLVFGKIED, encoded by the coding sequence GTGAAAAGAGTGGTCATAACAGGCCTGGGAATTCTTTCCAGTATCGGAAGGAACCGGCAGGAGGTCCTGAAGTCCCTCATGGACCAGCGGACCGGTATTGTGTTCCACCAGGAGTTCGCCGACCTGGGCTTTCGCTCACACGTCTGCGGCACTGTGGACACCGATCCGTCGGAGTCGGTCCCAAGAAAGCTTCTTCGATTTATGGGGGACGGAACCGCCTACAATTATGTAGCCATGGTGGAAGCCCTCGAAGACGCCCGGTTGTCCCAGGACGACATTTCGAATCCATCCACGGGCCTCATCATGGGCTCCGGGGTCGCCAGCGGCCTCCCTCTCGTTGAGATGGCGGATACCCTCCGGCAGCGGGGAGCCAGGCGGGTGGGACCCTTTAACGTTCCCAAATTGATGTCCAGCGGCAACTCGGCGAACCTCTCCACGGCCTTCAAGATCAAGGGGTATAACTACACCATAAGTTCCGCCTGTGCCACAAGCGGTCACTGTCTCGGAAATGCCTACCAACTCATCCAGATGGGGCAGCAGGACCTCATGTTCGTGGGGGGCGGTGATGAAATCTCCTGGACCGTGGCCATCCCATTCGACGCCATGGGAGCTCTCTCTTCCCGGTACAATGATACCCCGGACAAAGCCAGTCGCACCTACGACCGGGACCGGGACGGGTTTGTGATCTCGGGCGGGGGCGGAGTCATCGTGCTGGAAGAATACGATCGCGCTAAAGCCAGGGGAGCCAAGATCTATTGCGAGGTAAAAGGATACGGAGCCACCTCCGACGGTGACGACATGGTCCGGCCTTCGGGTGATGGGGCTCACCGGTGCATGGAAATGGCCCTAAAAACAGTTGACGGCCCCATCGATTACGTCAACACCCACGGTACCAGCACGCCAGCGGGTGACATTGTTGAACTGGAAGCCATCAGGGAAGCTTTCGATTCCGGTCCGTCCAGCCGCCAGCCGGATATCCCCGCAATCAGCTCCACAAAATCCCTCACGGGCCATGCCCTGGGGGCGGCTGCGGTCCACGAGGCCATCTACTGTATCCTTATGCTGGAACACGACTTCATCTGTCCCTCTGTGAATATCGATCATCTCGACCCAAAGGCGGAAGGGTATCCCATCGTCCACACCATGGTCACCCAGGCCGGACTGAGAAACGTCATGTCCAACAGCTTTGGATTTGGGGGTACCAACTGCACCCTCGTCTTTGGAAAAATCGAAGATTAA
- the fabA gene encoding bifunctional 3-hydroxydecanoyl-ACP dehydratase/trans-2-decenoyl-ACP isomerase, which yields MKRKSSYTKTELLKVAQGKLIGMTQGKLPLPPMLMVDRIRRISDRGGKFNRGVIVAEMDIKPSHWFFKCHFKDDPVMPGCLGLDALWQLTGFFLSWIGGIGKGRALGCGEVKFKGQIRPHHERIIYQLDIRRVIKKPIFMAVTDATVEVAGRAIYFAKNLRVGLFENLRYPPPDGEAEPF from the coding sequence ATGAAGAGGAAATCAAGTTACACCAAGACCGAACTGCTGAAAGTAGCCCAGGGAAAACTCATTGGAATGACCCAGGGAAAACTCCCTCTCCCCCCCATGCTCATGGTAGATCGCATCCGGCGAATCTCTGACAGGGGCGGCAAGTTCAACCGCGGTGTCATTGTGGCTGAAATGGACATCAAACCTTCCCACTGGTTTTTCAAGTGTCATTTCAAGGACGACCCTGTCATGCCGGGCTGCCTTGGCCTTGACGCCCTGTGGCAACTGACGGGATTTTTCCTCTCGTGGATAGGTGGCATAGGAAAAGGGAGAGCCCTGGGGTGCGGGGAGGTCAAATTCAAAGGTCAGATCCGGCCGCACCACGAGAGAATCATCTACCAGCTCGACATCCGGAGGGTCATCAAGAAACCTATTTTCATGGCTGTGACAGATGCCACTGTGGAAGTGGCAGGAAGGGCCATTTATTTCGCCAAGAACCTGAGGGTGGGTCTTTTCGAGAATCTCAGGTATCCCCCGCCAGATGGTGAGGCGGAACCCTTCTGA